In one window of Bombus fervidus isolate BK054 chromosome 4, iyBomFerv1, whole genome shotgun sequence DNA:
- the LOC139986446 gene encoding uncharacterized protein: protein MTTMDSDSESQDSDEGRRFRFEATRKDNVQVDVKSGKSEQELCYSDIEYKDKKDKSRHDCNREHRFSKELNIDNKDLKYSTKYTKHSVESRNSRREDNKDYKSVRDVSSDTKSTSLSSKHKTKDPKRHKNRDRNEHRSDRSQERCRSRNENDRSQNDKHRNKSNEKYKHHICDKSRDKSYQSYKVRSEDHGKFRGESERYNMHKRMQAKEDEEQRLEEYSSPKNIGQGHSGNESLMKRDFSVESQGYKEELNLSEFDILSETDENLSDSSEIRNKNSLSRQHNKKSKKRNLSNEYDNSSKKHVIRIESMEGSPKVNARKNDMLYGSSNNNSGAISDSSLGTTSPILTESRKDTVDLNSKEENLNFTEQTSLHLNNYDSVKVTDVHSSHMYAEKSTTYGPALPPQLITNSPTSMESNTDIHFIGPCLPKYDAQNINERIEKDTLNSINQDNIIQNDSDVIFGPALPPHLLKQKCNNETNTKSIGPTLPNTIESFNNNEVDQIESEDEDGIGPLPVNHPALESNYVHRQLEQRAQLIKSEQKDKDYSMVNQREEWMIELPPAQINNLGLTARKFRTKAGPDMSDRSCWTDTPAKKAEKRKQREEEKLYNVQTSIRELFDESDETQCRKDKKCEKSLLEIHQNQLQKKKQKEEKKARSTEQAIRRPFDRDIDLQVNRFDQAQKKAIINKAQRLDERFSRGKI from the exons ATGACTACGATGGATTCTGACTCGGAGAGTCAGGACAGTGATGAAGGACGACGATTTCGGTTTGAAGCCACCCGTAAAGATAATGTCCAAGTAGATGTAAAATCAGGAAAGTCAGAACAGGAATTGTGCTATAGTGATATAGAatacaaagataaaaaagacaaATCTAGACATGATTGTAATAGAGAACATAGATTTTCAAAAGAATTAAACATTGATAATAAAGACCTCAAATATTCTactaaatatacaaaacattctGTCGAGTCAAGAAACTCAAGACGCGAAGATAATAAAGATTATAAAAGTGTAAGAGATGTCAGTTCGGATACTAAAAGTACTTCGTTATCCTCAAAGCATAAAACAAAAGACCCAAAACGACACAAAAATCGAGATCGAAACGAACATCGAAGCGACAGATCTCAAGAACGATGTCGTAGcagaaatgaaaatgataGATCCCAAAATGACAAGCATAGGAATAAATCTAATGAAAAGTATAAGCATCATATTTGCGATAAAAGTCGTGATAAAAGTTATCAATCATATAAAGTAAGATCTGAAGATCACGGTAAGTTTCGAGGAGAGTCTGAAAGATATAATATGCATAAAAGGATGCAGGCAAAAGAAGATGAAGAGCAACGCTTAGAAGAATACTCCTCACCCAAAAATATAGGACAGGGTCATAGCGGTAATGAGTCACTAATGAAAAGAGATTTTTCAGTGGAGAGTCAAGGATATAAGGAGgaattaaatttatctgaATTTGACATCCTGTCGGAAACGGATGAAAATTTGTCTGATAGTTCGGAAATAAGAAACAAGAATTCATTATCACGACAACATAATAAGAagtcgaaaaaaagaaatttgagCAATGAATATGATAATTCATCGAAAAAGCACGTGATACGAATCGAATCCATGGAAGGATCGCCAAAGGTAAATGCAAGGAAGAATGATATGTTGTATGGTTCCAGCAATAATAATTCTGGTGCCATTTCAGATTCCTCATTAGGTACTACGTCGCCTATACTGACGGAATCAAGGAAAGATACAGTTGATTTAAATAGTaaggaagaaaatttgaattttactgAGCAAACTTCCTTGCATCTTAATAATTACGACTCTGTAAAAGTAACAGATGTCCATTCATCTCATATGTATGCTGAGAAATCTACGACATATGGACCGGCTTTGCCGCCGCAGTTAATAACTAATTCTCCCACTAGTATGGAATCAAATAcagatatacattttatagGACCTTGTTTACCAAAATATGATGCACAgaatataaatgaaagaattgaaaaagaCACACTAAATAGTATTAATCAAgataatataattcaaaaCGATTCAGATGTTATCTTTGGTCCAGCATTACCACCACATTTATTAAAACAGAAATGtaataatgaaacaaatacaaaatcCATAGGCCCTACTCTTCCAAATACCATAGaatcgtttaataataatgaagtAGATCAAATAGAATCTGAAGACGAAGACGGCATAGGTCCATTGCCGGTTAATCATCCAGCGTTAGAGAGTAACTATGTACATAGACAATTGGAACAAAGAGCGCAGCTAATTAAAAGTGAACAAAAGGACAAg GATTATAGTATGGTGAATCAACGGGAAGAATGGATGATCGAGTTACCTCCGGCTCAGATCAATAATCTAGGGTTAACAGCACGAAAATTTCGAACGAAAGCAGGTCCAGATATGTCTGATAGGTCGTGCTGGACAGATACTCCAGCAAAGAAAGCTGAAAAACGGAAACAACGA gaagaagaaaaactgTACAATGTTCAAACATCAATTCGAGAGTTATTTGATGAAAGTGATGAAACTCAATGTCGGAAAGATAAGAAATGTGAAAAGTCACTTTTAGAAATACATCAAAACCAACTACAGAAGAAAAAACAG aaagaagagaaaaaggcaAGATCAACTGAGCAGGCAATTAGAAGACCATTTGACAGAGATATTGACTTACAAGTTAATCGATTTGATCAAGCTCAAAAGAAGGCTATCATTAATAAAGCGCAACGTTTGGATGAAAGATTTTCTCGTGGAAAGATTTAA
- the LOC139986469 gene encoding phosphatidate cytidylyltransferase, mitochondrial has protein sequence MMEKLVGVHQLKELLKNFPRNIKFCFAYGSAAFKQLNNQSNNMVDLIFVVRNINQWHAENLKLNPKHYAQPLRFFGHKAITNVQEKWGAKMYYNTLVQMPEGYIIKYGVISEISLIEDLLDWTDIYLAGRLHKPVKILVEPNEYSQLPTALVQNLHSAVHAALLLLPQHFTEVDFYKTIAGLSYNGDFRMTFGENKEKVNNIVLPQLTHFKQLYSPILQHFENYVDIPKSEKMAVTCHQDTSPTAKIHHLNQLPRIPQVKLVRAWSQGPKSKDTEDCLRAIAYDPDCGEILEECLKEIVWRSSVTQSLKGIVTAGFMKSVQYSVAKVMKMLQTNSQITSLSKLEPNQSKVKSIVEGVKNQAQSKETDKRME, from the coding sequence ATGATGGAAAAGTTAGTAGGAGTTCATCAATTGAAAgaattacttaaaaatttcCCAAGAAACATAAAGTTTTGCTTTGCATATGGATCTGCTGCATTCAAACAATTAAACAATCAGTCTAACAATATGGTGGATCTTATATTTGTTGTTCGTAATATAAACCAATGGCATGCTGAAAATTTGAAGCTTAATCCTAAACATTACGCTCAACCATTGAGATTTTTTGGGCATAAAGCAATTACTAATGTACAAGAAAAATGGGGTGctaaaatgtattataatacattagTTCAAATGCCAGAAGGATATATTATCAAATATGGTGtgatttctgaaatttcattaatagaaGATCTGTTAGATTGGACCGATATATATTTAGCAGGAAGGTTGCATAAGCCAGTTAAAATACTCGTGGAACCAAATGAATATTCTCAATTACCTACAGCTCTCGTACAAAATTTACATTCAGCTGTACATGCAGCATTATTATTGCTTCCACAGCATTTTACGGAAGTTGACTTTTATAAAACTATTGCTGGTTTATCCTACAATGGTGATTTTCGAATGACTTTTGGtgagaataaagaaaaagttaaTAACATTGTTCTACCTCAGCTGACACACTTCAAGCAATTATATAGTCCAATTTTacaacattttgaaaattatgttGATATCCCAAAGTCTGAGAAAATGGCTGTTACCTGTCATCAAGATACAAGTCCTACAGCAAAAATACATCATCTGAATCAGTTACCTAGAATACCACAAGTTAAACTTGTCCGAGCATGGTCTCAAGGTCCTAAATCAAAGGATACTGAAGATTGTTTACGCGCAATTGCTTATGATCCTGATTGTGGTGAAATATTAGAGGAatgtttgaaagaaattgtatGGAGATCCAGTGTTACCCAAAGTTTAAAAGGGATTGTAACTGCTGGATTTATGAAATCTGTTCAGTACAGTGTAGCAAAAGTAATGAAGATGTTACAAACTAATTCACAGATAACATCCCTTTCAAAACTAGAGCCAAATCAAAGTAAAGTCAAAAGCATAGTGGAAGGTGTGAAGAACCAAGCACAATCAAAGGAAACAGACAAGCGCATGGAGTag
- the LOC139986460 gene encoding E3 ubiquitin-protein ligase RNF13 isoform X1 — MKQCCLSHQLQLWLTFLVFCVMCSRADILVFSAAARHQIEEEFRDMPARFGGLIPSEGIKGMVVYAEPPTACHEIQGPPNTTNYNGNWVILIARYNCSFERKIRMAQKAGYDAVIIHNVNSNKLEPMQARDPVGILIPSVFVSEITGLIIKENYLYDELYFVLINDDTPFNITHLLLPFAIVVGICFLVMVIFMIVRCIKDRRRQRRHRLPNSSLKKIPTHKYTKGDPYETCAICLDDYAEGEKLRVLPCAHAYHTKCIDPWLTKNRRVCPVCKRKVFAADEQVVTDESDSDADDTTPLIREGHQGTQGGTFSRQRENPFSRARRSETRQRDMIHSSSSSDSEELFDTPDDESSISGGEPSSGTVFRAFDIHSINGELPDLECSVSSTKPHTVNLYTDAEGLPAPVAQRINHNRRPVANSQICEIGSVVPIENEATNIIDTDCEEIDIHV; from the exons ATGAAACAGTGTTGCTTAAGCCACCAACTTCAGTTGTGGCTTACATTTCTTGTCTTTTGTGTGATGTGCAGCAGAGCagatattttagtattttctGCAGCTGCAAGGCATCAAATTGAAGAAGAATTTAGAGACATGCCTGCAAGATTTGGAGGTTTAATACCATCTGAAGGGATTAAG GGGATGGTTGTGTATGCAGAACCACCTACAGCATGTCATGAAATACAGGGCCCTCCCAATACTACTAATTATAATGGTAATTGGGTAATTTTAATAGCTCGCTATAATTGTagttttgaaagaaaaatacgaatgGCACAGAAAGCAGGATATGACGCTGTAATTATACATAATGTGAATAGTAACAAATtag AACCAATGCAAGCTAGAGATCCTGTAGGAATATTAATACCATCTGTATTTGTTAGCGAGATCACAGGATTGATTATtaaggaaaattatttatacgatGAATTGTATTTTGTACTAATTAATGATGATACTCCATTTAATATAACACACTTGCTTTTACCTTTTGCTATTGTTGTTGGGATATGTTTTCTAGTCATGGTTATCTTTATG ATTGTTAGATGTATTAAAGATAGAAGAAGGCAACGAAGGCATAGGTTACCTAATTcaagtttgaaaaaaattccTACGCATAAATATACGAAAGGTGATCCATATGAAACATGTGCCATCTGTTTAGATGATTACGCAGAAGGTGAAAAATTAAGAGTTTTGCCTTGTGCACATG CTTATCATACAAAATGTATTGACCCTTGGCTGACAAAAAATCGTAGAGTTTGTCCCGTTTGTAAACGAAAAGTTTTTGCGGCGGATGAACAAGTTGTTACTGACGAAAGTGATTCGGATGCCGATGACACGACACCTTTGATTCGTGAAGGTCATCAAG gaACTCAAGGTGGAACATTTTCACGACAGAGAGAGAATCCTTTTAGTCGTGCTAGAAGGTCGGAAACAAGGCAGCGCGATATGATCCATTCAAGCAGTAGTTCTGATTCTGAAGAATTGTTTGATACACCAGATGATGAATCTAGTATAAGTGGTGGGGAACCATCTAGTGGAACGGTTTTCAGAGCGTTTGATATTCATAGCATCAATg GTGAGTTGCCGGATTTAGAATGTTCTGTGAGCAGTACTAAACCACACACGGTGAATTTATATACGGATGCTGAAGGGTTGCCAGCCCCTGTTGCTCAAAGAATAAATCACAATAGACGACCGGTAGCGAATTCACAAATTTGTGAAATTGGATCCGTTGTACCGATTGAAAATGAAGCTACAAATATTATTGACACGGATTGTGAAGAGATCGATATTCACGTATAA
- the Csn6 gene encoding COP9 signalosome subunit 6 translates to MEVEENNAAASTDTPMEVDEDNNGKTNITSTNPPSAIKVMASSGTVGSVSISLHPLVIMNVSEHWTRLRAQEGTDQLVYGALIGKQKGRNIEIMNSFELMFTCIKDDVIIDRDYYNTKEEQFKQVFSEMDFLGWYTTGDMPNERDITVHKQLCEINESPVLLKLDPRPKNTDQLSVSMYESVIDLVNGEATMLFVPLTYTLATEEAERIGVDHVARMCSNDQGESSLVAEHLTAQHSAIKMLHSRVKLVLKYVQAVQNGELKGNHEVLRAACSLGHRLPVLNNPKFKADFYNQCNDFGLMTYLGIITKGCNNINQFVNKFNILYDRQGVGRRLRSLFL, encoded by the exons ATGGAGGTTGAGGAAAATAACGCAGCGGCTTCAACGGATACACCGATGGAAGTTGACGAGgataataatggaaaaaccAATATCACATCAACAAATCCTCCTAGTGCTATCAAAGTAATGGCATCTTCTGGAACTGTTGGCTCTGTTTCTATCAGTCTTCATCCTCTTGTCATAATGAATGTTAGCGAGCATTGGACTAGGCTTCGTGCTCAAGAAGGGACAGATCAACtag tatatGGAGCACTAATTGGCAAGCAAAAGGGAcgcaatatagaaattatgaaTTCTTTTGAATTAATGTTTACATGTATTAAAGATGATGTTATAATTGATAGagattattataatactaaGGAAGAACAATTTAAACAAGTATTTAGTGAAATGGATTTTCTTGGGTGGTATACTACAGGTGATATGCCCAATGAAAGAGACATTACAGTACATAAACAACTTTGTGAAATTAATGAAAGCCCTGTGTTATTGAAACTTGATCCAAGACCAAAAAATACTGAT CAACTCTCTGTGTCCATGTATGAATCTGTGATTGATTTGGTAAACGGAGAAGCTACAATGTTGTTTGTTCCATTGACTTACACATTGGCAACAGAGGAAGCAGAGAGAATTGGGGTGGATCATGTAGCAAGAATGTGTAGCAATGATCAAGGAGAAAGTTCATTGG TTGCAGAACATCTTACTGCACAACATAGTgctataaaaatgttacattCAAGGGTAAAACTAGTTCTGAAATATGTACAAGCTGTACAAAATGGAGAATTAAAGGGGAATCATGAAGTTTTAAGAGCAGCCTGTTCTTTGGGTCATAGATTACCAGTTTTAAATAATCCCAAGTTCAAAGCTGACTTTTATAAC CAATGTAATGACTTTGGTCTAATGACGTATCTTGGTATCATAACAAAAGGTTGCAACAATATCAATCAATTTGTTAAtaagtttaatattttgtatgatAGACAAGGTGTAGGTCGTCGATTGCGGAGTCTTTTCTTGTGA
- the LOC139986460 gene encoding E3 ubiquitin-protein ligase RNF13 isoform X2, with amino-acid sequence MKQCCLSHQLQLWLTFLVFCVMCSRADILVFSAAARHQIEEEFRDMPARFGGLIPSEGIKGMVVYAEPPTACHEIQGPPNTTNYNGNWVILIARYNCSFERKIRMAQKAGYDAVIIHNVNSNKLEPMQARDPVGILIPSVFVSEITGLIIKENYLYDELYFVLINDDTPFNITHLLLPFAIVVGICFLVMVIFMIVRCIKDRRRQRRHRLPNSSLKKIPTHKYTKGDPYETCAICLDDYAEGEKLRVLPCAHAYHTKCIDPWLTKNRRVCPVCKRKVFAADEQVVTDESDSDADDTTPLIREGHQGTQGGTFSRQRENPFSRARRSETRQRDMIHSSSSSDSEELFDTPDDESSISGGEPSSGTVFRAFDIHSINVP; translated from the exons ATGAAACAGTGTTGCTTAAGCCACCAACTTCAGTTGTGGCTTACATTTCTTGTCTTTTGTGTGATGTGCAGCAGAGCagatattttagtattttctGCAGCTGCAAGGCATCAAATTGAAGAAGAATTTAGAGACATGCCTGCAAGATTTGGAGGTTTAATACCATCTGAAGGGATTAAG GGGATGGTTGTGTATGCAGAACCACCTACAGCATGTCATGAAATACAGGGCCCTCCCAATACTACTAATTATAATGGTAATTGGGTAATTTTAATAGCTCGCTATAATTGTagttttgaaagaaaaatacgaatgGCACAGAAAGCAGGATATGACGCTGTAATTATACATAATGTGAATAGTAACAAATtag AACCAATGCAAGCTAGAGATCCTGTAGGAATATTAATACCATCTGTATTTGTTAGCGAGATCACAGGATTGATTATtaaggaaaattatttatacgatGAATTGTATTTTGTACTAATTAATGATGATACTCCATTTAATATAACACACTTGCTTTTACCTTTTGCTATTGTTGTTGGGATATGTTTTCTAGTCATGGTTATCTTTATG ATTGTTAGATGTATTAAAGATAGAAGAAGGCAACGAAGGCATAGGTTACCTAATTcaagtttgaaaaaaattccTACGCATAAATATACGAAAGGTGATCCATATGAAACATGTGCCATCTGTTTAGATGATTACGCAGAAGGTGAAAAATTAAGAGTTTTGCCTTGTGCACATG CTTATCATACAAAATGTATTGACCCTTGGCTGACAAAAAATCGTAGAGTTTGTCCCGTTTGTAAACGAAAAGTTTTTGCGGCGGATGAACAAGTTGTTACTGACGAAAGTGATTCGGATGCCGATGACACGACACCTTTGATTCGTGAAGGTCATCAAG gaACTCAAGGTGGAACATTTTCACGACAGAGAGAGAATCCTTTTAGTCGTGCTAGAAGGTCGGAAACAAGGCAGCGCGATATGATCCATTCAAGCAGTAGTTCTGATTCTGAAGAATTGTTTGATACACCAGATGATGAATCTAGTATAAGTGGTGGGGAACCATCTAGTGGAACGGTTTTCAGAGCGTTTGATATTCATAGCATCAATg TTCCCTAG